GACCCATCGCTGGAGCCGCGCGTATTTGGGATTTGGGTCGGGATACCACTGCGCCCCTGGGCGAAGGGCGAAGCCGCATCACGGCGGTCGCGATGACGTCCGACGGAGCGGTTGCCGCGACGGGCGATGCGAAAGGCGTCGTCGAGGTTTGGGAATCGAGCGATGGGAAAAAGCTGAAAACGATGAATGGGCATACGGAGTTCATCGCGTCGCTCGCATTTTCGCCCGACGGCCGTCGCCTCGGCTCGGCGTCGGAGGACGGCAAGGCGACGTTATGGGATCCGCAATCGGGGGCGGTGGTGGCGGCGCTCGCCGGACACGAAGCGCGCGTCACGGCAATAGCGTTTTCCCCGCGCGGGCGGTTCGTCGCAACGACCTCGTGGGACAAGACGGCGCGGCTTTGGGACGCGAGCACGGGCGCTCCCATTGCGACGCTGCCGGCGCACGAAGGACGCGTGTATGCCGTGACGTTTTCATCGGACGAAAAGCTCGTCGCGACGGCGTCGACGCACACCGCGAGGCTTTGGGATACCGCGACGGGCCAAGAAAAAGCGATGCTCACGGGCCACGAGCAGCGCGTGACGGATCTCGCGTTTTCGCCAAACGACAAAATGCTCGTGACGGGTTCGGCGGACGGGCGTTTACGGCTTTTCGACGTCGCTTCGACGCAGCTCTTGCGCGTATTCAGCGGTCACGAGGACCGAATCACGACGGTCGCTTTTTCGCCCACCGGTGCGGAGCTCGTCTCTGCATCGGCGGATACCACCGCGCGTGTTTGGGAGGTGTCGAGCGGCAAGATTCTCGGCGTATTCGCATCGCATCAAAAAACCGTCGCGTCCGCGATGTTTTTGCCTTCGTCGCGCGACGTTCTCACGATTGGATACGATGGACGCTTATTGACGTGGCGCGCGAGCTCGCCCTATGCGGGCGTTGGGCCGGGCGCATTCACGAACCTGCGAGTTTGCCCGGGGTCGCTCGCAGTGGTGCCGGTCGTCCCGTTTCCCGCGGCGGACACGGTATGGGCGTCTGAAAGGGTTTGCCCGAGGTAATGGCGCGGCGCATTCGTGACCGCATGCGGATGCTTCGCATCGGTATACGACAAGATTCCCACGTCCGACTTCGACGTGAGGTTTCCAATCGGCGAATAGGCGTATGACGTCGCGCATGACGCATTGGGATTGTCGCTGAGAGTGTGGGCTCGTGCAAGCGCGGTTCAGTCTTGGATAGAAGTCGAGCGAGACCATTTACTTCATTCGTCCTCCAGCTCCTCGAGCTTATCGAGGAACTCCTGGAGGCGGTTCGCTACAAGGAACACGTTTCTGTAGTCCTGACGGCACAAGCCATTCTCATCGAGCTCGTCCTCGTGATCCCAGAAGTAGATCTTGCCCCGACGCTTGCCTTTCCAGCCGATACACACATTGTTCCCAAAGGCGTCTGCGGCAATTGGGATCAGGTCTGCTGGTATTCGATCGGTGTATGCCTCGCACGCCTCGTCAAGGCTCGAGTTTTCCCTGTCGTGAATCCCATAAAAGAAGTCCAGTGCACTGCCTTCATGCTCCCATCGTGGCACGTGAAACGTTCGAGGGGTGGGGGCACCGCCGTTCGACTCCAGCAAGAACAGCTTGTAGTCGTCTGGAAGCTTGACCTTCCAGCGCGCTTCGAATCGCTGAATTTCTTCGCGAGTTGTCGGCCCGTACGGATTCTTGACCTTGATGTGCATGAGCTTTTTTCCTCAACGTGTCGTTGCCATGCCGCCAGTATGGAAGAAGTCCCTGTGAACGTTGCGCTCTATCAACTGCATGGTTTTTCCATCTTGATGATGGTGCCAGGTATAGTTGCCCGCAGCGATCACTCGGATGACCACAGCTTGATGAAATCGGTCCCCTTCAGCTTGGCCGCTTTGACGCGCTGGACGAAGCGATCGCTAAAGAAGTTGCCCCTGGCGCCGGCAATGGGCATCTTGAAGATGTCGATGCGGCGGATCGCCGGCTCGATGAAGACATATTTGCGGATCCAGAGGGTACTCGTTCCTGGAACCTGCTCGTAGGTCGATCGCTCCCTATCGAACGCATCGATGACGAATCGCGGGTTGAACACGAACAGTTCGACGCCATCGCTCGTCGCAAGTGGGAGAACTTCGCCATGCGCATCGAGGATGTCTTGCAGCGCATCCACAGCCGAGCGGCGCAAGATCAAGACGCCACAGTCAAAAGGCAGGTCAGCGGCTTTGAAAGCTTCGCGCCGTGAGGGCCGACAACGCCGTACGAGGATCGGCTTCCAGTCATGCTTCCGCGACGGGCCACAAAGATTGTAAAGCGCTTGATCATCATCATAGCCATGAACGGTGTTGATGATCTCGTACCCTTTTGTGGGCAGTGTGTCGTAAATAGCGGTCATGGCATGATTCCTCTTTCGAGCTGTCCTGCAATGAAGCGCAGGGTTTGAATCGCATCTCCTTTGGTTTTCGCGGTCTTTAGCAGTTTTTCCACCGCGAAATAATACGCGTCCGTATGCACCTTCGAGTGCACCGCTTTTCCGAGGGGGTTTGGCGATTTCGAGTGGCCGGGCAGAAATACTCCGTTGACCGCATCGTCGACCTTGATACCAAAGTTCTGCAGAACCGCAAGCGCGTCCTTCGCCTTCTCAGCGCCGTGCGCGACGATGTGATGGGCAAACTCGCCGGGCAACCTGGCCATGTGCGCCAGTTTCATGTTGCGCCCGAGTGTCCGCGCCGAACCCGTCGCGACCGCTTTGGCAACGACACGTGGCGCACCCTTGAGAAAAACCCCTGCACCGAGCCCACCCACTGCGCCTGGAATGAAAACGGGCATTCGACGCAGGGCGATCAAAGAAAGCCGAATTCCCCGCGTCACGGCCACTTCGAGCAGCGGAAGGCCTGCCATGATCGCCGATTCCACAATGGCCGTCGCAAACTCGATCAACATCACCCGACGCCAAACCTCGTCGGCCCCCTCGCCATAACCCGTGTTGAATCCTTGCCACGCTGCCCCCGCAAGCCATGGATCGTCGTACACCGGAGGCGTCTCGATATCGTCGAGTGCCTTGGCGCATATCATGAATTCCGCTTCGAGCTTGTCGGGGTCTTCAAAGTTGTAGCCGGCAATGAGATTGTCCGGCATACGCGCGAGATTCTCCGTGATCCTCTCGCATTCCGTCAATACGACGCCCACACGATGACCAAAATCCTTGGCAATCTTGTGCGCAATTTTCCACTCGTAGTCTTGAAGCGATCGCGTCGCATTCTGCGGGCATGTCGGTTGATTGATGCCCAAACCCGGTTTCGATGGGAAAAGCTGAAACTGCCCCAAATATGCCTTGTGCCCTCGTCCGCTCCAAGCGGTTGACGATGGCACGGGATTGCGTTCGCAAAAGAACCCCGGTGGAGGCAGACAATATGGTTGACCGGACTTGCCACCGCTCGTGTCGCACGTATTGACGGGAGGTTCTCGTGGTAGCGTCGTCGAGCACGCGGGCGTCGATACTGTCCAAAAGATCCCCAGAATCAACAAGCCCAGGTGCGTGCAACGAGACGTCCACCAAAGCAAGAAGCCGCGCAAAAACAAGATCATCGTTCGCATGCTGATCCTTTCGCCAAAGCATCGAAGGCGGTCGAGATGCCAGACTACACGACGCCGCATACACATGTCCAGTCGCTCACCACCACCCATCGCATCGCTCGCCGGACCCAATGCAATGCTCAGTGCGACCTTGACCATCGCTTGCACCGAGCAAACCCATCGGTCACCTGGACCCATCGTCGTGCACCACGAGACCGTTGCCATCGGTCCGGGGAGCATTCGAAACGGTCACTCGAACCACCCGCATTGCACCACCAGACCTCGACGCTTGGTCGACATGACCGAATCGTTTGGTCATGCAGAGCGATCCGTTCGCTCGCGCGAGCATTCGCAGCTCGCAGAAAGTGCCCTCGGCGAGGTCACGGGAGCAATCGAAACGACCGACGCAAACAATGCTTGTCTTCCGATGATGATTGCGCTACCGTGCGCGCCGCTTTCTCGATGATTCCAGGAAGTGTCGCAAGGAGATTAGACAATGGCTGAAGTCAAGTATGGCAACGTCACCGTCACCATTCCGGATTCGCTCACGCCGCCCGCAAAGGCCGGCAAGATGTCGGCGGACGAAGTTCGCCGATTACCAAAAGCTCGGCGCGGCATTGGTCTCGTCGGAGCCCATACGGCGGATGCGATTGCCAAAGCCGGTAGCAAGCTCACGCTGCCTCCCGACGTCAATGCGACGACATTGGCCGCTGCATGCTCGCGCGCCGAGGAAATCGATCAGGTCATCGTCGATTTGGAGGTCGTGCTCGGCATCCTGAAGCAAGCCAATTTGCTCTTCGACGCGGAAGCATGGGAGATGCTCCGCAAAGTCAATGGTCAGCTCAAGGAGCAAATGAAATACGCGCCCGAGCTCGAGCCGATATTTCGCGTCTTGATCGATTTCATGAGCCGCAGTCCACGCGGCGGACAGGATCCAACGGAAGGGTGAGACGCTTCGCGCACCGCCCTGCATTCACCCCGCATCAATCACAAGCCTGTCCAAGTTGCTTGGCCGAGTTTCGGAACGTCTCGTGCTGCTTGCTGCATTCGGCATCGGTAAGCGCACGCAGCGCTTCGCACGTGCGCTCGTTCTGCGGCTGGCCAGGCACGGCGCCGAGGAGGGCTTTGCAGCACGCCACGGCCTTGTCGCACGCGTCTGCATTGCCATGATTTGCGCGAGTGGATGCGGGTAGGGACGTTCGGTGAGGCCTGCCGGTGCCGCTACGGGCCATGATTGCGATCACGACGCCACCCACGGCGAGGCCGACAACCAAGAGCCCAAGCGCGACGGAGAGCACGACGACTTGTTTGGCCTTGGCCGCGGAGACGTGAATGTGCCCGTAGTTCTGCGTGCCGCTCGGTGCAGGAGGGTCCACGCGGTTCGGCAAGTGGATGAACGAGCTTCGCTGACAATAACTGCACGTGACCACGGCGGCTTGCGGATTGATGCGCAATCCGGCGCCGCAGTGGGGACACGAGACCTTGATGATGCGAGGTTCGAACACCGGACGAGGATATAACGAACGAGCGGGTCGTGTCCACGGTCATCGTCGTGGTCGTCGAGTGAATGGCAAGCGACGAAGACGCCTGGCGCAATGAATGCCGAAATGGCTGGCTCGGTTGTTTGGCTCGCCGAGCCGCAAAGCGAAACCCGTAGCTACCTCTTCGAGGCGAGCGTCTCATGATCCGGCTGAATCTGGGCATGCACATGGCGCAGGGGACGAGCACGGTAGGAGGCTGGGACCAAGGATGCGGCGCTTTCTCGTGGCCACGATTTTGGGGAAAGCACGATGTGGACACGTAATGCGGGCGTCAACCGGCTGATCGAAGTCATCGAGGCCAAGAAGCTCGGATTCCGAACAATCGCAAACCGCGTTGTATCCAGCATTTTGCATCGTAGCAACGCCACGGCGGAAGAAGAAGAGACGAGCCGAAAATTGATGCATGCCCACGCCATCCTGGATGCGCTGTACGCGAACGCGCCCATCGGGCTTGGGTATCACGATGACGAATTGCGCTATCGACGCTTGAACGCTCATTTGGCAGCGTTCAATGGCCGACCGATCGAAGAGCACATCGGCCGAACGCTCCGGGAGGTCGTTCCCCATATCGCGCCGCAAATCGAGACGCTCATGCGAGATCTTTTGACACCGGGTGCGGTTGCGCGTGAACTGGAGCTCTCCGGCGAGACGCCTGCGGCGCCCGGTAGATTGAAACATTGGCTCGTGAATTTTTATCCAGTGGTCGATCCGGACACGAAACGGCGGGGGATAGGGGTGATCGTCCGCGATGTGACGGTCGAAAAAGAAGCGCTGCGGGCGCTCGACACGAGGGCCCGCCAACAGGCCGAGGTTGCGGCATTGGGTGTTCGTGCATTACAAGCGAAAGATCTTCAGACCGTTTTTGATGACGCAGTCACGACGGTGACGCGGACGCTCGGCACGGACTTCGCGAAGCTGCTCGAGTTTGCCGAAGACAAGCAAGAGCTCGTTCTTCGGGCGGGAGTTGGCTGGAAGGAGGGTCTCGTGGGCCATGCATCGGTCACGACAGGACGCGGATCGCAAGCCGGTTTTACGCTTCTGTGTCGAACGCCGGTCATCGTCGATGATTTGCGAACGGAGACTCGGTTCAGCGGGCCTTCGCTCCTGACCGAGCACGGCGTGACAAGCGGCGTGAGTACAGTCATTGAAGCGCCCGCGCTCGAGGGGCAGCCGTACGGCATTTTGGCGACGCATACGCGTCAGAAGCGCTCGTTCACGCCTGAAGACGCGGCGTTTCTGCAGTCCGTGGCCAACGTCGTGGGCGCGAGCATTCTGCGTGTGCGCTTGGAAGAGCGCGCGTCGACAGAACGACGCCGAGGCGACGTGCAACAGTTCTTGTCCGAGGCTGGTTCGATCCTCGCATCGACACTCGATTACGAAGAAACGATAACCAAGTTTGCGCACCTTTGTGTGCGTCATCTGGCGGATTGCTGCGTGATCCATCTTTGGGACGAGGCGCCTATCAGGAGGCTCCGAGCCGTGCATCGTGATCACGCAATGGCAAACCTCGCTGAAGCATTGCAAAATATGCAGCTCGACCCAGACAAACCGCATCTGGCCTACGCAGTGAAACAGACGCAGCGTCCGGTGCTCATCGCGGAGCTTTCGGCCGAACAGATCGCTTCGATGGCGCAGAACGAGCTGCATTTGCAGCTCCTGCACGAATTGAATCCGGTGTCGATGATGGGCCTGCCCCTTCGAGCGCACGGGCGCATGCTGGGTGCGCTCGTGTTATTGTGCTGCCATGCGGATCGCCGCTATGGCGCGGAAGACCTTCGGACTGCGGAGGAATTGGCTCACCGTGCAGCGCTCGCCGTGGAGAGCGCGCGTCTCTATGGTCACGCGCAGCGCGCCATTCACGCGCGCGACGAGGTGCTCGCCATTGTTGCGCACGACCTACGCAATCCGCTCACCATGATCGACCTGACCGCGGCTGCGCTTGCGAGGCAGGTTTCCGACGAATCCAGGTCGCGCGTGGAAAAAGCCGTCAAGCAAATTCAAGGCGCGGCCAATCGGGCAAACCATTTGATCCAGGACCTCGTCGACGTCGCGAGCATCGAAGCCGGCAAGCTCGGGCTCGAACGCACCGCGGTGCAGCCCGACGCGGTCGTCGCGGATGCGATCGAGCTGCTTGGCGGCAGCGCATCGGAGGCGCACCTCGCGGTCGAAGCTTCGACGCAGCACGGAATTCCGCCCGTATTCGGAGATAGGGACCGACTTCTTCAGGTACTGGCGAATTTGCTCGGGAATGCGGTGAAGTTTACGCCACCCGGTGGCCGCATTCGTGTCCGCGCCGAGCGTCGCGACAGTGAAATCCTCTTTTGGGTCGCCGACACGGGCCAGGGCATGACACCCGAGCATTTGGCGAGGATCTTCGATTGCTTTTGGCAAGCGCGCCCGACGGGCCGGCGTGGAGCGGGCCTTGGCCTGAGCATCGCCAAAGGGATTGTCGAAGCGCATGGAGGGCGCATTTGGGCCGAGAGCACGCCAGGGCAGGGGAGCATTTTTTATTTTACGGTACCGATTGCGCTTCTCGATATCGGTGCTTCAGCGTAACCATTTCATAGCGGCCAACCCGACTGTCCTACCCTCGCGCACGATGGGTTTGTCCGGTGAACTTTTTCTTCTCGCACGGACGCCTTTCATCGTGTAAGCTGCGCGCACATCGGCAGGCTTTTCCGGATGATGGCAAGCGAACGGATCCGTCATGGTGGACAGCGAGGTCATTCTGTAATGATCGGGAAAAACCATAAAGGACATCCACTGCTCCACCTGGCAATGCTGCTGACCGCGGCATCTGTCTTCGTGGCCGACTTGGCGACGCCTCTCGGCGTTACCACCTGGTTTTTCTATATCGTTCCGGTCGTCCTTTCCCTCTTCACCTGGCGACCGAACCTTCCGCTCGTGGTGGCCGCGGGGTGCACCGCCCTCATCCTTACGGGTTTTACCTTGTCGCCTCCGCCGCAGGGGCTTTCTGTCTGGGTGATCCTCACCAATCGCCTTTTTGGATTGGTCACCATTTGGGGCGTCGCCTTCGTCGTCCGTACGTTCGTCGCGGCCAGACGCAGCCTCGCCGAGCGCGACTGGGTGAGGGAAGGACAAGCCAAACTCTCCGCGAGCATGCAAGGTGAACAGACGCCGGACGAGCTGGGCGACAACATTCTTTCTAGCCTTTGCAAATACCTCGGCGTCCCCATGGGGGCGCTCTATGTCCGCGAAGAGAATGCAAGTGGCTCGCTCTACCGCATCGCCGGCTATTCGCTGCCCGAGAAAGCGAATGGACCGAGCAGCGTCCGCCTTGGCGAGGGGCTCGTGGGACAGGCGGCCAAGGACAACCGGTTGCTCCAATTCCACGACGTGCCAGAAGATCACTTCGCCGTCACTTCCGGGCTTGGAAAAAGCAAACCGCGCCATGTCCTCGTCGCCCCCGCCGCTGCCGATGGGACCGTTCATGGCGCGCTGGAACTGGGCTTTTTCAATGATATTTCGCCGGCCGACGTCGAGCTGCTCGAAACCTGCTCGTATTCCATCGGCATCGCCATTCGGTCTCTGCAGTACCGAACGCGCCTAGAAGAGCTTCTGGCCGAAACGCGGCAACAGACCGAGGAGCTCCAGAGCCAGCAATCGCGTCTCGAAGCCCAACAAGCCGAGCTCGAGCAGACCAACGCGCAACTGGAGGAACAAACCGCAGCGATCGAAAGCCAACGCGACGCGCTCGCGATGGCGCAAGGGGAATTGGTCGAAAAGGCCAACGATCTCGCACGCGCCAATCGATACAAGTCGGAATTTTTGGCGAACATGAGCCACGAGCTTCGCACGCCATTGAACAGTGCGCTCATTCTCTCCAAGCACCTCGCTGAAAACCCCGAAGGCAATCTGTCGCCCTTGCAGGTCAAGCACGCGGAAATGATTCACGCATCGGGCACCGACTTGCTGGCCTTGATCGACGACATCCTCGACCTGTCGCGAATCGAAGCAGGTCGCATGGAAATGCATTCCGAACCCGTCGAGCTGGCTCGCGTGGTCGAAATGTCGACGCGCACGCTCCAACCCATCGCCCAAGAAAAACGTCTTGGTTTCCGCACCATCATCGAACCGGGAACACCGAGCGTCCTGACGAGCGATTCGATTCGAATCCAGCAAATCCTCCGGAATTTGTTGTCGAACGCATTGAAGTTCACGGAGTTTGGCGAGGTGTCTTTGCACGTCCGCGGCCTCGATGGTGACAAGATTTCGTTCACCGTCCGAGACACGGGCATTGGCATTCCCAAGGACAAGCAAGACATCATTTTCGAGGCATTCCGCCAGGCGAATGGAGGCACGCAGCGCAAGTTTGGTGGGACGGGCTTGGGATTGACCATTTCGCGCGAGCTGGCTCGACGGCTGGGCGGAGACATTCACGTCGAAAGCTCGCCGGGCCAAGGCAGCGCATTCACGTTGACCTTGCCCGTGCACTTCGTCCCCGAAGCGGCCGAACCTCCGTCCGAGCGGCCTGCGCCGATTGCACCCACGCAGGCTCCGGCCCCCGTGACGCTTCCTGTCCCGCAATCCTCGCCCGCGTTGCTCAATGGTGATGCCAGTTTGGCCGACGCGACCGATGATCGGGCGCACGTCACCCCGAACGATAGAACCATTTTGGTCGTCGAGGACGATGAGCGGTTTGCAAGCATTCTCCTCGACCTTGCGCACGAGCTGAAGTTCAAGTGCATCATTGGCAAGAATGTGGCCGAGGGGTTGGCGCTCGCGCAGACGTACCATCCGAGCGCCATCGTGCTCGACATGCACCTGCCCGATCAGTCGGGTTTGTCGCTGCTCGAGCGATTGAAGAACACCGGCACGCTCCGGCACATTCCGGTTCACGTCATGTCCGTCACGGATTACACGCAGCAGGCGCTCGAAATGGGGGCGATCGGTTATGCGCTGAAGCCCGTCAAGCGCGACCAGATCATGCAGGCGTTCCAGCGCATCGAGCGTCAGCTCGTCCAGAAAGTCAAGCGTGTTTTGATCATCGAGGACGTGGCCGTGCAGCGTGAAAGCATCGTCCAGTTGCTGAGCGCCGATAACGTGGAAATCACGTCGGTCGCCACCGGTGCCGAAGCGCTCAGGCAACTCGCTCAGACGAGCTTCGATTGCATGGTTTTGGACCTGACGCTGCCCGACATGTCCGGCTACGACCTGCTCGACAAAATGGCCAGCGGCGAAGTTTTTTCGTTCCCGCCGGTCATCGTGTACACGGGCCGGTCCCTGACGAGCGACGAAGAGCTGCGGCTGCGTCGGTATACCAATTCGATCGTCATCAAAGGCGCGCGTTCTCCGGAAAGGTTGCTCGATGAAGTGACGCTGTTCTTGCACCAAGTCGAATCCAAGCTTCATCCGGAAAAACGCCGTATGCTCCAGGCCGTTCGGCACCGTGAAGCAGCGCTCGAAGGCCGTCGCGTGCTCCTCGTCGAGGACGACGTGCGCAATATATTTGCCCTTTCGAGCGTGCTCGAGCGCAAGGGCATGAAGGTCGACATTGCCCGCAATGGAAAGGAAGCCCTGGCAGCGCTCGACGGCGCAGGCGGGAATTCGGCTGCCGAAGTGGACCTCGTGCTGATGGATGTCATGATGCCCGAAATGGATGGCTTGACGGCCATGCAAGAGATCCGCAAGCAACCCGAGCTGAGGAAGCTGCCGATCATTGCATTGACGGCGCAGGCCATGCCCGACGATCGGAAAAAATGCCTCGACGCTGGGGCGAACGACTACATCCCCAAACCCCTCGACATCGACAAACTGCTATCGCTCGTACGAGTATGGATGCCCAAATAGGAGCGCAGGTGCAAAGCGAAATTCGCGACATCGAGCTCAAGCTGCTCCTCGAGGCCATCTACCTCAGGTATTATTACGACTTCCGTGGCTATTCGTCGACCTCGCTCGCCCGGCGCCTCGATCAGGCCATGACCAAGCTGGAATGCCGCACCATTTCCTGCTTGCAAGAAAAAATCCTCTACGAGCCGGCGGCGTTCGGCGAGCTGCTCTCGTATCTCACCGTGCAAGTCAGCGAAATGTTCAGGGATCCATCGTTTTTCCTGGCACTTCGAGAAAAAGTGGTCCCTTATTTGCGCACGTACCCGTCCTTGAGGATTTGGGTCGCAGGCTGCAGCGCGGGGGAAGAAGTGTATTCATTGGCGATCCTTCTGCGAGAAGAAGGGCTACTCGAGCGTTCGTTGATTTATGCCACCGACATCAATCCCAAAGCATTGGAACGGGCCAAGGCGGGCATCTACCCGCTCGATCGCGTCGCCGAATCCAGCGCAGCGT
The nucleotide sequence above comes from Polyangiaceae bacterium. Encoded proteins:
- a CDS encoding SMI1/KNR4 family protein — translated: MHIKVKNPYGPTTREEIQRFEARWKVKLPDDYKLFLLESNGGAPTPRTFHVPRWEHEGSALDFFYGIHDRENSSLDEACEAYTDRIPADLIPIAADAFGNNVCIGWKGKRRGKIYFWDHEDELDENGLCRQDYRNVFLVANRLQEFLDKLEELEDE
- a CDS encoding HNH endonuclease, which encodes MVIRVIAAGNYTWHHHQDGKTMQLIERNVHRDFFHTGGMATTR
- a CDS encoding AHH domain-containing protein; amino-acid sequence: MRTMILFLRGFLLWWTSRCTHLGLLILGIFWTVSTPACSTTLPREPPVNTCDTSGGKSGQPYCLPPPGFFCERNPVPSSTAWSGRGHKAYLGQFQLFPSKPGLGINQPTCPQNATRSLQDYEWKIAHKIAKDFGHRVGVVLTECERITENLARMPDNLIAGYNFEDPDKLEAEFMICAKALDDIETPPVYDDPWLAGAAWQGFNTGYGEGADEVWRRVMLIEFATAIVESAIMAGLPLLEVAVTRGIRLSLIALRRMPVFIPGAVGGLGAGVFLKGAPRVVAKAVATGSARTLGRNMKLAHMARLPGEFAHHIVAHGAEKAKDALAVLQNFGIKVDDAVNGVFLPGHSKSPNPLGKAVHSKVHTDAYYFAVEKLLKTAKTKGDAIQTLRFIAGQLERGIMP
- a CDS encoding GAF domain-containing protein yields the protein MWTRNAGVNRLIEVIEAKKLGFRTIANRVVSSILHRSNATAEEEETSRKLMHAHAILDALYANAPIGLGYHDDELRYRRLNAHLAAFNGRPIEEHIGRTLREVVPHIAPQIETLMRDLLTPGAVARELELSGETPAAPGRLKHWLVNFYPVVDPDTKRRGIGVIVRDVTVEKEALRALDTRARQQAEVAALGVRALQAKDLQTVFDDAVTTVTRTLGTDFAKLLEFAEDKQELVLRAGVGWKEGLVGHASVTTGRGSQAGFTLLCRTPVIVDDLRTETRFSGPSLLTEHGVTSGVSTVIEAPALEGQPYGILATHTRQKRSFTPEDAAFLQSVANVVGASILRVRLEERASTERRRGDVQQFLSEAGSILASTLDYEETITKFAHLCVRHLADCCVIHLWDEAPIRRLRAVHRDHAMANLAEALQNMQLDPDKPHLAYAVKQTQRPVLIAELSAEQIASMAQNELHLQLLHELNPVSMMGLPLRAHGRMLGALVLLCCHADRRYGAEDLRTAEELAHRAALAVESARLYGHAQRAIHARDEVLAIVAHDLRNPLTMIDLTAAALARQVSDESRSRVEKAVKQIQGAANRANHLIQDLVDVASIEAGKLGLERTAVQPDAVVADAIELLGGSASEAHLAVEASTQHGIPPVFGDRDRLLQVLANLLGNAVKFTPPGGRIRVRAERRDSEILFWVADTGQGMTPEHLARIFDCFWQARPTGRRGAGLGLSIAKGIVEAHGGRIWAESTPGQGSIFYFTVPIALLDIGASA
- a CDS encoding response regulator — protein: MIGKNHKGHPLLHLAMLLTAASVFVADLATPLGVTTWFFYIVPVVLSLFTWRPNLPLVVAAGCTALILTGFTLSPPPQGLSVWVILTNRLFGLVTIWGVAFVVRTFVAARRSLAERDWVREGQAKLSASMQGEQTPDELGDNILSSLCKYLGVPMGALYVREENASGSLYRIAGYSLPEKANGPSSVRLGEGLVGQAAKDNRLLQFHDVPEDHFAVTSGLGKSKPRHVLVAPAAADGTVHGALELGFFNDISPADVELLETCSYSIGIAIRSLQYRTRLEELLAETRQQTEELQSQQSRLEAQQAELEQTNAQLEEQTAAIESQRDALAMAQGELVEKANDLARANRYKSEFLANMSHELRTPLNSALILSKHLAENPEGNLSPLQVKHAEMIHASGTDLLALIDDILDLSRIEAGRMEMHSEPVELARVVEMSTRTLQPIAQEKRLGFRTIIEPGTPSVLTSDSIRIQQILRNLLSNALKFTEFGEVSLHVRGLDGDKISFTVRDTGIGIPKDKQDIIFEAFRQANGGTQRKFGGTGLGLTISRELARRLGGDIHVESSPGQGSAFTLTLPVHFVPEAAEPPSERPAPIAPTQAPAPVTLPVPQSSPALLNGDASLADATDDRAHVTPNDRTILVVEDDERFASILLDLAHELKFKCIIGKNVAEGLALAQTYHPSAIVLDMHLPDQSGLSLLERLKNTGTLRHIPVHVMSVTDYTQQALEMGAIGYALKPVKRDQIMQAFQRIERQLVQKVKRVLIIEDVAVQRESIVQLLSADNVEITSVATGAEALRQLAQTSFDCMVLDLTLPDMSGYDLLDKMASGEVFSFPPVIVYTGRSLTSDEELRLRRYTNSIVIKGARSPERLLDEVTLFLHQVESKLHPEKRRMLQAVRHREAALEGRRVLLVEDDVRNIFALSSVLERKGMKVDIARNGKEALAALDGAGGNSAAEVDLVLMDVMMPEMDGLTAMQEIRKQPELRKLPIIALTAQAMPDDRKKCLDAGANDYIPKPLDIDKLLSLVRVWMPK
- a CDS encoding protein-glutamate O-methyltransferase CheR — protein: MDAQIGAQVQSEIRDIELKLLLEAIYLRYYYDFRGYSSTSLARRLDQAMTKLECRTISCLQEKILYEPAAFGELLSYLTVQVSEMFRDPSFFLALREKVVPYLRTYPSLRIWVAGCSAGEEVYSLAILLREEGLLERSLIYATDINPKALERAKAGIYPLDRVAESSAAYLAAGGHGSLVDYYTAGYGSAILDKTLRSNVVFSDHSLTTDGVFAEVQLVLCRNVLIYFDRPLQDRAFGLFRDSLCHKGFLGLGMRETVDFSAHASAFTNFVREDRIFQKCS